The DNA sequence CGATGTATTTCTTGTTATCTTCTTCGTTATCAAAGTTTGCACAGGAATGTTCTTCTACATAACCATCTTTGAATTTCAAATTCAGATCGATAAATTTAAGGTCTTTCAGGAAAGTTTCTTTCAGGTGCAGAGTTCCATTTGTATCTTTTAGAACTGGTGAGGTAAATACTTCGCCTACAGGAATGTTCACATCTGCACCACAGTTCACGAAATTGGTCTGTCTGGCAGGATCGCTAAGTTTATGCATTTTAATTTTGATGTCTGTCAAATTACCGTTTTTACCTTTCACATGAACAAATTCCGCTTTGTCCAGAGTATCTACAATATGCTGTTGAATTTCTTCGTGTTTGATCGTATCCATCATATTGATGCCGATGGTTTCTTCGAAAATTTCTTCGAATTGATCGCCTATTTCCGGAAGTGGAAAACCAACGATACAGAAACTTGATTTGCTGCGTGGAATGTACTGATCTATTATCTGACGGAATGTCATGTTTTGCTTTTGGGAAAGCTTCTGCTGCTCTGAACTCAGTTTCAAGCAGTCTGCTTTCGATTTTGGTGCAAAAGGTTTTTCACCAAACGGATCAAAATAGATCGGTCCGGCATATTCTTTCATAAAATCTCCGCAGGCTTCAGCAGCTTCCTTCTGGGCTGAATTTATAATTTCCACAAATTTTTCGTTCATATACAGAGCATTGTCAAAACGGTGATCGTAACGATATTGTTTATTGGGATTAGTTGTGAAGATCATGGATAGTATCGGTTTCAGGTTTACTTCTTCCAATTTCTTGATAAGAGTTTTTACGATCTTTTCCTGACCTAAATGATAGAATAATCCAACTGATTTTTTGTTGCTGATATCCTTTTTAGCTAGTTCAAAGCCGCGAATAAATCCTTTTGTGATCGCCTCAGCCAGTACATCGATCCTGGATTGCGGATATTCCATCAAAAATTCAGCAGTATTTATTTCATTGGCAGTGATATTCCTGCCATACTGATACAAGTAACGAATGTCATTAAGATCTGCATTCTGCACGATTTTCTGGTAGATTTCTGTATCTGCATGATAGTTGAAAGTAAGATATCTTCTTTGTGCTTCAACATCTTTGGTAGTAAATATCCTGGTTGAAAGTTTTTTAAATTCATCAGGATCAACATCACCATTCTGCAACATATCAACAACATCTATAAAAATCTTGTTCCACTTCTCCATTTGAAAGCGAAGATGCTGAAAACTGTAAGTGGTATAACTGCGATAATTTACATAATATGCAGATAAAGCAGAACCCATTTCCTGACCGAATTCTTTTACGCAGAATTCTGGATTTGCATAACTTTCTTCGTAGTTTTCGGGTAGAATCTCCTGATAGAATTCTCTGTTAGTTTTCTGCAGAACTTTAAGATCATTTTTTCTGTGATAATCATCAGTCAGTTCACTTTCCAGTTCCGAGAAATAGAGAATTTTATCTGCTATCTGAAATAGATAATTTCCATATTTGGAATCGTCATCTTTCAGCTTTTCCCAAATCGTTTTGATCTGCTCGAGAGTTTGAAGAAAACTTTTCTCGATCTTCTGATTTTGCTGTTTTACTAATTCATTATACGACATTTTTCCTCCGATTTATATTTTTCAATTTTTCCGTATTGTCCCCCTTCATAATGGGGAACCAAAGGGGGTTTTCATTAACAAATCATTAATTAAATTAAAAACCCCTCTGTCCTGCTGTTGCTGGACTTCTCCCCTTTAGAAAAGCCTAAGGATGACGTTTTGCACACAAAGCCACAACCAAAATGGGGAACTTGATTTGTCATGCTGAGTTCATCGAAGCATGTGGCAAGCCAATATTAACAATGCCATATCCTTCGATATAATCCGGCAAACCGAATCACTCAGGATGACTTTTTCACTTCTATAATTCTTTCAATTGTTCTTACGTTCCGTTCTAAAACTCAAAACCGTATTTCTTAAAGACTTCTCTCATTTCTTCAGGATTTTGCAGCCATTGTCCCCATTTGCGGGAAATGTGTTCCGTCCAGCTATAAGTTTTTCCATCGAAAGTTTCTTCTCTATTTTCATTTTCCAGCTTTATCATGATTTTGCCACCTTTGTAATAATCCTGTGCCACGTAGCCATCATCCATCACATTCATAGCATTGGAAATCTGCTCTTCTGTAAATTCAGGATATTCACCTTCATAACAGGCACAATCCATTGGATAACGCGGACGAACAGGTGGATTTTCATCTGGATAACCCACGGAAATTCCCACCAGCGGAAATACTTTTGCTGGAAGCTTAAACTTTTCGATCATTTTATCGGCATTGAAAGGCACGAAACCAAGATAGCAGGTTCCAAGCCCTAAACTTTCTGCAGCAATCACCAGATTCTGCGCTAAGTAACAAGCATCCTGAACTCCAAACATGAACATAGCCAGATCGCAGGAAACCAGATCCCAATTACGTTCCTTCATAACTTTCTGCATGCGATGAAGATCCACGCAAACAATGAAAAAAAGAGGTGCTTTAAAAGGATGTTTTGCTTTATCTCGTGATAAAATCAAACTTCCCAATTGACCGGCAAAAGCGGCTTGCTGTCCTGCTTTGACGATCGTTTCAATCACTTCTTCCGAAGGTACTTCGTCGGTGTAATTGCGAATCGATTTGTGATTCATGAGAATATTAATTGTTTCATTCATTTTTTTACCTCAACCAAAAGTTCGTAATGGAAAGATATAGAAAAATAATTGTTAATAACACTACGATAACAATTTTAATTTTCTTCTTTCTGGAGGAAATATTTTGCCAATCCTCAAAATCTCTCCATTTCTTTTTATTAACTAAACCGACTGTCATTGAAATAAATCCTAAAAAAGAAAAAACTAAGTATTTGATTGCTATTCCGAGAATTATAAAAAGAACGCCTAAATAGAAATAGACTTTAAAATTTGTTAGTTGATCACCGTATTTATTTCTTAAATACAAAAAAATTAAAAATAGTACTAAAAGAAATAATCCTAATGCTATTATAAAAGTAAAATCCATAACTTATCCTTTACTTTGCCCCCTTCGTCTCGTCGCGGCGTAATGCAATGAAGACGGAAAGGAAGAATCAAAATTTATCCCGTGGAATCCTGTGGACATTCCACTGAGAGGGCTTTGTTTATTTATTTAAAATCTTAATCGAACTTACCAAACCCCTCTGTCCCGAAAGCTTTCGGGACATCTCCCCTTCCAAAGGGGAGTTGATTTCTCGTTTCAAAACTCCTGTCTGGCAACGCAATTTTATTTCGAAACTCCTGTTTCTTTTTGGAAGCGACTGCGTCGCCTGGCATTCGGCAGCTGCCGTATGCACTCCAAATTCTGTATTCTCCATCATTACTTTCCCAGAAGTTCTTTCAAGTTATCCCTCACCAGTTTTGGGTAAGTTTCTTTCAATTTTGGCCACCATCCTTCAGATTTTCTAATCTTCTCAACTTTCCCACATCTCCCCCAAGAATCTGTGAAAGAAGGTGCGGGAAAGTATTAATTCACATCACATCAAACGTATAACTGATCTTCAGAAAATACGTCAAGTCCCGATAATTTTCGATGTAATCCCGAGCTGCAATTGGACTGATCTTTTCTTCCGTTCCTGTTGCACCAAGGTAGATCGCAGTTTGCGAACTTGGTTTGTAAGCAAACAACGGATAAACACTTATACGATTAGGATTGGCTTCCGCTCTGATCAGATCATGATTGATGGCTTGCGCTATGAGACGAACCCAGAAATTCTTGTGGAACTGGAATTTTGCTTTCACTTCATAGGAACGGGCAATGTATTTGTCTTCCGTTTCATGATATTTCTGCTTGAATTCAAGATCCAGCAGATTGTTCGGTCGCAGTTGAACAGTATTCTCATATTTATAGAAATCGCCGAATTCACCTTTGAGAGTATCAAAATTGTAATAAACGTTCACGCCATCCACCAGAAGCGTTTCCAGCTTGATATGTTTTGTCAGTTCATATTTAAGGCTCAGCCAGGGATAATGGGTGTAATAATCTCTGCCGTAGAAATGATCCATGATCACCTCAAAACCGGTCCAATATTCAAAAGAGTTCATCAGGATAGCGCCGTTCATGATCTCCCAGTAATGCGATTTCACATCCTGCAGGTCGAAAGCATATTTGATATTCTGACTGGAAGCTATTTCCATATAGCGGATCAGATCTTCGTCTGTATCAGCATGAATCTGATATTCCAGACGATTATTGTACTTCACAAAATCCACATCGTCCAGAAAACCCAGATCGGCGCGGAAATCCTGCGAAACCGCTTTGAATTCGTTGTTGATAAACCAGGTCCCGTTATAGAAATCCAAATCTACAGCAGCAGCAATTCCATTTTTGGTTTCTTTTTCCTGCTGGCTGTTTTCGGTGTCATTCGTAGAACCTACAACCTGGAAATCTGCATTCACAGCTTGAGAAAAGCGCTTATTAGCATCGAAACTTAGAACCATATTGTTCATATCATCAAATCTTCGTATAGCTGCAGCGCCACGCAGAAATCCGTTCCCGCCGAATTTACGGCAAAGGCTGGCAAAGCCAAAAATTGTGTTTTCCGTTTTGTTTTCATAGCTGTTGTTCCAGAAGAATCTTCCTCCCGGCACATCCTTATCTACTGCTGCCAGCGCAAAAACCGATGTGCTGCCGAACGAACCGGAAAGTTTGGCTCCGGCAATGGGATTTACGATCTGGCGAGTGTAGAAGATATTCACATCGGTTTGGAACGGATTCGTCTGCTCGATGAAGAAGGGACGCTTTTCCTGATAATAACGCGGATAGCGGTCATTCACATCGATTTCCAAGCCGTCTGCTTCGATTATATTGAAATCGGGATTGAAAGTAAATCTGGTCATCAAGCTGGAATTCGGTTCATAAAAAACATTCAGTTCCGATTCCAGATTTTTATCGGTTTCCTCTGCATCTGCAACTTTATCTTCAAATCTGTTATAATCTGCAACAAGAGCTGGAATGAGCTTCAGATTGCGGTTGGTGGGCAAATCCGCAAAACGGATCACGGCATAATTATCATAATAATTTCCGCCGCCCCGCTGAACCTTGTGGCTGGATATTTCTTCCGTGCCGGCAGGAATCAATCGTTTGCAGAAAAATCCCCATTCTACGTTCCGGCCGCTCTTGTATTTGATGCTTTCCAGAGGCAGCATGATCTCCAGCGAAAAACCGTAGTCGGTTTTCTGAGCTCTGGAAACATAATAAATATCGATTGTCGTGTCGATCTCTTCCAGCACGATTCCGTCCGCCTGTTCCCCATTGGCATTGCAGCCCAGATAATAAGCGCGTTCATTGCTGTGGAATGTATCCAGATAAAAATAGCAGCGGTCGGTTGTATAGATAGCATCACGGCTGCAATGATTATCGCGCATTCTATTCAAATCATCGAAATAGAATTTTGCCATCAAGTAGATCTTCTGGTTATCATACATTAGACCGATTTCCGTTTTTTCGGATGGCTCGGTGTTATCACCAGGCGATGTTTGATAAAACTCATCATGCCAGTAGGCATCAGCCCATTCACCTTCACTGATCGCTCCATCGATAACGGGAGGAACGTTCGCGAATGGTATCTCGATCAATTCTTTGGCTGACAGCGAGATAACTGCCAGTAAAAATATAAAAATTGTTATATGTTTTTTCATATGATTAAAACCCCTCAACGGCTAAAGCCGCATCTCCCCTTCCAAAGGGGAGCTTTTTTTCTCGTTCCTAAACTCCAGTTTGAGAACGCAATTTTAATATCGAAACTCCCGTTTCATCATGAAAGCGATTTTGTCGCTTTGCATCAAAAAATTGCTGCACTCCAAAAAGACTTATTTTCCGGAAATCGTAACTCCACCAAACTTGATCCAGGGATAGATCTGATAGCCGGGATTTTCTCGCTCTTTGGAAATCTGCTTTATATTCATCAACATTTCCACCAGATTTCCAGTGATCATGGTTTCATTGATGGGATACTTGATCTCACCATCTTCGATGAAATAGCTATTCTTTGCCACACCACTGAAATCGCCATTATCGCTGGGATTTCCACCACTGAATCTGCAAAGCAGAATCCCTCTTTTTGTAGATTTTATCATTTCATCAAAAGAAGTATTTCCGGGCTCAATAATGTAACAGCCGCCGCTGTTCACTGCTCTTCGCAAGCCGGTTTTATTGGCACCATACAATCCCAGAAGAAAACTTTTCAACACACCTTTTTCGATGATAGTGAGATTTTTTGCTTCGTATCCGTCATTCGTGATCGAGTAGCGGCTGGCCAGTTCCTCCGAAAGTGGATTGGAATGGATCGTCAACTTCTCAGACGCAATTTGTTTATCCAATTTATTTTTGTAAACCGAACTACCTTTGATCATGTTGTAATCACGAATATAACTGAAAACACTTCCAATCACATTATTCAAACATTCCGGAGAAAATATCACATCACCTTCAAATTTTCCCGCAATAGTATGCATCACCGTTTGCTCTGAAGATTGCTTTATAAGCCTGTCTATGCTGCTGCATTCACTGAATGGCTTATTCAGATCGTTCGAAACATGAGCTGCATAATTGAAGGAAGAAGTTTTTTGTCCATCTCTGGTAGTGAACATCACAACGAATTGATAGCTTCCCTTTTCTATCTCAAAATAAACATTATTGGAATTTGCATAAAAACTAAGTTGTTTATTGAAACTGAAATTGATCTCTTCAATTATTGTTTTTGGATAATGCTTTTTTGCATAATCCATGAATTCTGAAAGTCGGAAATACATTTTATCCAAATCCGGTTTTTGGGGTCCATGACTGAAATTTTTATGTGGTTGTTTTTCGGCAATATCATTGGCTGGATCAGGATTGGAAGAATTTGCCATTTCCATTACCTGAACTGCTGCTGCTTCGATTGATTTTTCATCTGCTTTATTTATGGAAATGCTGCCTTTTCTATCATTCGCCATACCAATTAAAGTAATATCTGTATCAAAATTTGTACGGAACAGACTGATCTCTCCGGAAGCAACGTTCAATTCATGCATTTCCGATTTTGAACAATAGCATACAGCTTTTTCTGCACCTGCATTCTGCAATACCTTCAAACTATATTTTGCCAGATTTTTCATTATTTCCCTCCTATGTTCACACGACACTTGATAGCAGGACCACCCATTCCAACCGGAATTGGCTGTTTCTTACCGCACATTCCGCTGCAGTCCCAGCTCATATCATCCGAAACCATTGAGACAGATTTGAGAACATCAAATGCCACTCCACTTATCGTTGTATCTTTGATCGCTTTACCAAGTTTGCCGTTCTTGATCTCGTAGCCCAGCTGCACACCAAACATGAATTCGCTGGTGCTGTCTGCCTGTCCATTGTAGGA is a window from the Candidatus Cloacimonadota bacterium genome containing:
- a CDS encoding aminopeptidase, yielding MSYNELVKQQNQKIEKSFLQTLEQIKTIWEKLKDDDSKYGNYLFQIADKILYFSELESELTDDYHRKNDLKVLQKTNREFYQEILPENYEESYANPEFCVKEFGQEMGSALSAYYVNYRSYTTYSFQHLRFQMEKWNKIFIDVVDMLQNGDVDPDEFKKLSTRIFTTKDVEAQRRYLTFNYHADTEIYQKIVQNADLNDIRYLYQYGRNITANEINTAEFLMEYPQSRIDVLAEAITKGFIRGFELAKKDISNKKSVGLFYHLGQEKIVKTLIKKLEEVNLKPILSMIFTTNPNKQYRYDHRFDNALYMNEKFVEIINSAQKEAAEACGDFMKEYAGPIYFDPFGEKPFAPKSKADCLKLSSEQQKLSQKQNMTFRQIIDQYIPRSKSSFCIVGFPLPEIGDQFEEIFEETIGINMMDTIKHEEIQQHIVDTLDKAEFVHVKGKNGNLTDIKIKMHKLSDPARQTNFVNCGADVNIPVGEVFTSPVLKDTNGTLHLKETFLKDLKFIDLNLKFKDGYVEEHSCANFDNEEDNKKYIEENLLFPHKTLPIGEFAIGTNTKAYVMAQKFDILPLLPILIVEKMGPHFAIGDTCFSFEEDFAVFNPIDNKEIIARENERSALRKEDINKAYTNCHTDITLPYEDLDFITAISENGEEFDIIRDGRFVVSGTEELNIPLDDPASK
- a CDS encoding nitroreductase family protein produces the protein MNETINILMNHKSIRNYTDEVPSEEVIETIVKAGQQAAFAGQLGSLILSRDKAKHPFKAPLFFIVCVDLHRMQKVMKERNWDLVSCDLAMFMFGVQDACYLAQNLVIAAESLGLGTCYLGFVPFNADKMIEKFKLPAKVFPLVGISVGYPDENPPVRPRYPMDCACYEGEYPEFTEEQISNAMNVMDDGYVAQDYYKGGKIMIKLENENREETFDGKTYSWTEHISRKWGQWLQNPEEMREVFKKYGFEF
- a CDS encoding DUF3040 domain-containing protein yields the protein MDFTFIIALGLFLLVLFLIFLYLRNKYGDQLTNFKVYFYLGVLFIILGIAIKYLVFSFLGFISMTVGLVNKKKWRDFEDWQNISSRKKKIKIVIVVLLTIIFLYLSITNFWLR
- a CDS encoding TldD/PmbA family protein; translation: MKNLAKYSLKVLQNAGAEKAVCYCSKSEMHELNVASGEISLFRTNFDTDITLIGMANDRKGSISINKADEKSIEAAAVQVMEMANSSNPDPANDIAEKQPHKNFSHGPQKPDLDKMYFRLSEFMDYAKKHYPKTIIEEINFSFNKQLSFYANSNNVYFEIEKGSYQFVVMFTTRDGQKTSSFNYAAHVSNDLNKPFSECSSIDRLIKQSSEQTVMHTIAGKFEGDVIFSPECLNNVIGSVFSYIRDYNMIKGSSVYKNKLDKQIASEKLTIHSNPLSEELASRYSITNDGYEAKNLTIIEKGVLKSFLLGLYGANKTGLRRAVNSGGCYIIEPGNTSFDEMIKSTKRGILLCRFSGGNPSDNGDFSGVAKNSYFIEDGEIKYPINETMITGNLVEMLMNIKQISKERENPGYQIYPWIKFGGVTISGK